The genomic stretch CAGGCCGTCGCCCTCGCCCTGGAGCACCGGCCTGACGTGGCTCTCGTCGACATCCAGATGCCGGTGATGGACGGCATCGAGGCCACCCGGCGCATCGCCGCCGACGAGCGGCTGGCCGGTGTCCACGTCGTGATTCTCACCAACTTCGGTCTCGACGAATACGTCTTCAACGCGCTGCGCGCCGGGGCCTGCGGCTTCCTGGTCAAGGACACCGAGCCTGCCGACCTGCTGCAGGGCGTCCGGGTCGCGGCCCGCGGCGACGCGCTGCTCTCCCCCGCGATCACCCGCAAGCTGATCGGCGAGTACGTCTCCCGCCGCCCAGAGCCCGCGCCCGAGGGGCTCGACGTGCTCACCAACCGTGAGCGCGAGGTGACCGCTCTGGTGGCCCGGGGCCTGTCCAACGACGAGATCGCCGCCCACATGGTGATCAGCCCGACCACCGCGAAGACGCACGTCAGCAGGGCAATGACCAAGCTGCACGCCCGTGACCGCGCGCAACTCGTGGTGTTCGCGTACGAGTCCGGCCTCGTCACTCCCCGTCGCAGCTGATCGCGTGATGGAATGAGGCGTGAGCATCGTTTCGCGCGGCTTCCGCGGAAGGCGCAGAGAGGGCGGCGACCTACCGCCCGGCCAATACCTGGTCGAGGACTTCCCGGTGTTGTCAGCCGGGCCGACGCCGCGGGTCCCGCTCGACCGGTGGGAGTTCGCCATCGACACCGAGGCCGAGCAGACACACCGCTGGTCGTGGGAAGAGTTCATGGCGCTGCCCATGCAGACGCCGACGGTGGACATCCACTGCGTCACCAAGTGGTCCAAGCTCGGCACCACCTGGGAGGGCGTCTCCCTGGACGTGTTCTTCGAGGACGTCGAGACAGCCGCCGAATACGCACTGGTCTACTCCTACGGCGGCTACACCACGAACCTGCCGCTGGAGGACCTGCTCGACGGCAAGGCGTGGATCGTGCACAGCTTCGACGGCGAGGAGCTGGCGCCACAGCACGGCGGCCCGGCCCGGTTGATCGTGCCGCACCTGTACTTCTGGAAGTCCGCCAAGTGGGTGCGCGGCATCCGGCTGCTCAACGAGGACTGGCCCGGCTTCTGGGAGACCGCCGGATACCACAACTACGGCGACCCGTGGCGCGAGCAGCGTTACGAGGGCGACTAGGTGCGCCGCCGCCTGGCCTGGCAGGCCGCCCGCCTGCACGAGATCCGCGCCGAGACCGCCACCGCCCGCACACTGGTGCTCGACGTGCCCGGCTGGCCCGGGCACCTGGCGGGGCAACACGTGGACGTGCGGTTGACGGCCGACGACGGCTACACCGCGCAACGCAGTTACTCGCTGGCCGCACCCGCGGACGGCGACCGCATCGAGGTGACCGTGGAGACCGTGCCCGACGGTGAGGTCTCGCCCTACTTGACCGAGGTGATCGAGCCCGGCGACCAGGTCGAGATCCGCGGCCCGGTCGGCGGCTGGTTCGTGTGGCGTCCGGAGAGCAAGGCGCCGGTGCTGCTGGTCGGCGGCGGATCCGGGATCGTGCCGTTGATGGCGATGATCAGAGTGCGCCGGCAGGCGGACAGCCGCGTGCCGTTCCGCCTCCTCTACTCGCTACGAGACGAGGACCACCGCTACTACGCCGCCGAGCTGCGCCGGCCCGAGCCCGGCCTGGACATCACCTACCTCTACAGCAGGACCTCCCCGCCCGGCTCGGCCCGCCCCGCCGGGCGGCTCACCGTGGCCGACCTGGCTGAGGGCGGCTGGCCGGCCGACTTCGCGCCGGACTGCTACGTGTGCGGGCCGACCGGCTTCGTGGAGGCCGCCGCCGACCTGCTGCTGACGCTCGGGCACGCGCCGGAGCGGATCAGAACCGAACGATTCGGCCCGACCGGAGACTGACATGACGCATTTGGATGGCAATGCCCTGGGCGGGCCGCTCGGCGAGATCTTCGCCGTGGACGTCACCGCCGCCACCGGCCGCTGCGCGAGTTGCGGGCTGGCGGGACCCCTCGCCGCCCTGCACGTGTACGGCCCCGAGCCCGGCCTGGTCGCCCGCTGCCCGGGCTGCGAGGAGGTGGTGCTGAGGCTGGTACGCGGTCCCGGCACGGCCTGGCTGGACCTGCGTGGCGCCGTGTCACTCCGCATGACCGTGCCTGACTGAGTACACTCAGGCACGTTCCACGGCCGAGATCTGTACGGCGAGGCTCTTGGTCAGGGGCGGCGGCCCTTCCGGCCCTCGCCCCTGGGGAGTCACGTGAGCAGCGGGCTTGTCGACGTGCCAGCTTCCGATCCTTCCGATCCCGACGCGCCGCCACGGCGCCGGAGAAGGACCTGGCTGCGCTGGGTGATCGCGGTCACGGTGACCGTCGTCCTCCTGGTCGCGGGTGTCGCGGTCGGCATCTTCGCCAAGCTGAGCGGCAACATCAAGCACGAGGACGTCACCGCCGACGATCTCGGGGCCACCCGCCCGCCCAAGGTCGCCGGCACCGCCATGAACATCCTGGTCGTCGGCTCCGACCAGCGCACCGGCAAGAACGCCAAGTACGGCCGCCGCGTCACGGGCGAGCGCACCGACACGATCATGCTGGTGCACGTGTCGTCCGAGCGCGACAACGCGATGGTGATCAGCTTCCCCCGCGACTCGCTGGTCCAGCTGCCCGCCTGCCGGGCCACCGGCGGCCACCCGGGGCAGCGGCCGCACCTCGGCATGATCAATGAGTCGTTCAACTTCGGCGGCATCGCCTGCACCTGGAAGACGATCGAGACGCTGACCCACATCCACATCGACCACTTCGTCAAGGTGGACTTCACCGGCTTCAAGAGCATGGTGAACGCCGTGGGCGGCGTGCAGGTCTGCCTGCCGCAGCGGGTGGACGACGACAAGGCGCTGCTGCACCTGCCGGCGGGGCGGCAGACGCTCAACGGCGAGCAGGCTCTCGGGTACGTACGCGCCCGGTACAGCTTGGGTGACGGCTCCGACATCGGGCGCATCCAGCGGCAGCAGATGTTCATCGCCTCGATGGTCAAGAAGGTGATGAGCGGCGAGACGCTCACCGACCCGGCCAAGCTCTTCGCCATCCTCGACGCCGCCACCAAGGCGGTGACCACCGATCGAGGCCTGTCCGCGGGCGTCATGAAGGACCTGGCCACCAGCCTCCAGGGCCTGGACGCCGGGAAGATCCGTTTCATCACCACCCCGTGGCATTACTCGCTCACCCAGCCCGGCCGGGTCGAGTGGGTGCAGCCGCAGGCCGGGCAGCTGTTCCGGATCGTGGCCAGGGACCAGAGCGTCGACGGCATCAAGGGCGGCCAGACCAAGGTGGCCCGCTCCAAGATCAA from Nonomuraea polychroma encodes the following:
- a CDS encoding response regulator; translation: MIRVLLVDDQALIRGGFRALLEVEDDIEVVAEAANGEQAVALALEHRPDVALVDIQMPVMDGIEATRRIAADERLAGVHVVILTNFGLDEYVFNALRAGACGFLVKDTEPADLLQGVRVAARGDALLSPAITRKLIGEYVSRRPEPAPEGLDVLTNREREVTALVARGLSNDEIAAHMVISPTTAKTHVSRAMTKLHARDRAQLVVFAYESGLVTPRRS
- a CDS encoding sulfite oxidase-like oxidoreductase, which gives rise to MSIVSRGFRGRRREGGDLPPGQYLVEDFPVLSAGPTPRVPLDRWEFAIDTEAEQTHRWSWEEFMALPMQTPTVDIHCVTKWSKLGTTWEGVSLDVFFEDVETAAEYALVYSYGGYTTNLPLEDLLDGKAWIVHSFDGEELAPQHGGPARLIVPHLYFWKSAKWVRGIRLLNEDWPGFWETAGYHNYGDPWREQRYEGD
- a CDS encoding ferredoxin reductase; the encoded protein is MRRRLAWQAARLHEIRAETATARTLVLDVPGWPGHLAGQHVDVRLTADDGYTAQRSYSLAAPADGDRIEVTVETVPDGEVSPYLTEVIEPGDQVEIRGPVGGWFVWRPESKAPVLLVGGGSGIVPLMAMIRVRRQADSRVPFRLLYSLRDEDHRYYAAELRRPEPGLDITYLYSRTSPPGSARPAGRLTVADLAEGGWPADFAPDCYVCGPTGFVEAAADLLLTLGHAPERIRTERFGPTGD
- a CDS encoding DUF6510 family protein, with product MTHLDGNALGGPLGEIFAVDVTAATGRCASCGLAGPLAALHVYGPEPGLVARCPGCEEVVLRLVRGPGTAWLDLRGAVSLRMTVPD
- a CDS encoding LCP family protein gives rise to the protein MSSGLVDVPASDPSDPDAPPRRRRRTWLRWVIAVTVTVVLLVAGVAVGIFAKLSGNIKHEDVTADDLGATRPPKVAGTAMNILVVGSDQRTGKNAKYGRRVTGERTDTIMLVHVSSERDNAMVISFPRDSLVQLPACRATGGHPGQRPHLGMINESFNFGGIACTWKTIETLTHIHIDHFVKVDFTGFKSMVNAVGGVQVCLPQRVDDDKALLHLPAGRQTLNGEQALGYVRARYSLGDGSDIGRIQRQQMFIASMVKKVMSGETLTDPAKLFAILDAATKAVTTDRGLSAGVMKDLATSLQGLDAGKIRFITTPWHYSLTQPGRVEWVQPQAGQLFRIVARDQSVDGIKGGQTKVARSKINIELRNGTWRSGLGTQVAAFLEQRGYHITKIGDSARKPQAKTTILYGPNGETRVPTLTNDLLGPAAARKIDAARTNRLVLVIGDDWKGVKPLRADDTESIKGFDATHDSCAT